A genomic window from Brevibacillus agri includes:
- the aroH gene encoding chorismate mutase — MGMRGIRGAVTVEADTREEIVSSTKWLLEEMVTRNEVNPEEIGSIIITTTEDLCATFPAQAARLLEGEAWQYVPLMCAREIPVPGSLPLCIRVMMHVNTEKSAKEIQHVFLRDAVKLRPDLTNRS; from the coding sequence ATGGGAATGCGAGGAATCAGAGGCGCGGTTACGGTAGAAGCCGATACGCGGGAAGAGATTGTCTCTTCCACCAAGTGGCTGCTGGAAGAAATGGTCACGCGCAATGAAGTAAATCCGGAAGAGATCGGCAGTATCATCATCACGACGACAGAGGATTTGTGTGCGACGTTTCCCGCCCAGGCGGCGCGTCTGTTGGAAGGGGAGGCCTGGCAGTATGTCCCGCTGATGTGCGCGCGGGAAATTCCTGTGCCGGGCAGCTTGCCCCTCTGTATTCGCGTCATGATGCACGTCAACACAGAGAAGTCGGCAAAAGAGATTCAGCACGTCTTTTTGCGGGATGCAGTCAAGCTTCGCCCGGATTTGACAAATCGCAGTTGA